Proteins encoded by one window of Photobacterium toruni:
- a CDS encoding RloB domain-containing protein, whose translation MRNKKTKRLQKRILTVVGEGQTEKAFLEHLRQFYSNGELIVKVKSANGKGPDNVINDAIGTLNASSKGVMVAALLDKDLIWPPKLIKEAKRLNITLVGVDPCIEALMIDILEHKRPRPCNNKSCKKYLHPLLNGNPTDKKSYVTLFTCDVLDNAKTRVEELDQIISLFNS comes from the coding sequence ACTCACAGTCGTAGGCGAAGGACAAACGGAAAAAGCATTCCTTGAACATTTAAGACAATTTTATTCAAATGGTGAGCTGATTGTTAAAGTTAAATCTGCTAATGGGAAAGGCCCTGATAATGTTATAAATGATGCTATTGGAACGCTTAATGCGTCAAGTAAAGGTGTAATGGTTGCTGCTTTACTTGATAAAGATCTTATTTGGCCTCCAAAACTAATAAAAGAAGCTAAACGATTAAATATTACATTAGTTGGAGTAGATCCATGCATAGAAGCTTTAATGATTGATATTTTAGAGCATAAAAGACCACGACCATGTAATAATAAATCTTGTAAAAAATACTTACATCCATTGTTGAATGGTAACCCTACAGATAAAAAATCATACGTTACATTATTTACGTGTGATGTATTAGATAATGCAAAAACAAGAGTTGAAGAGTTAGATCAAATTATTTCTCTTTTTAACTCATAA